A portion of the Mustela erminea isolate mMusErm1 chromosome 19, mMusErm1.Pri, whole genome shotgun sequence genome contains these proteins:
- the TSHZ3 gene encoding teashirt homolog 3 isoform X1 → MPRRKQQAPRRAAAYVSEELKAAALVEEDLDPEESTVDGEPSAKYMCPEKELSKACPSYQNSPAAEFSSHEMDSESHISETSDRMADFESGSIKNEEETKEAAVPLEDTTVSDSLEQMKAVYNNFLSNSYWSNLHLNLHQPSSEKNNGGSSSSSSSSSSSCGSGSFDWHQSAMAKTLQQVSQSRVLPEPSLFSTVQLYRQSSKLYGSIFTGASKFRCKDCSAAYDTLVELTVHMNETGHYRDDNHETDNNNPKRWSKPRKRSLLEMEGKEDAQKVLKCMYCGHSFESLQDLSVHMIKTKHYQKVPLKEPVTPVAAKIIPAARKKASLELELPSSPDSTGGTPKAAMADTNDVLQKNSNPYITPNNRYGHQNGASYAWHFEARKSQILKCMECGSSHDTLQELTAHMMVTGHFIKVTNSAMKKGKPIMETPVTPTITTLLDEKVQSVPLAATTFTSPTNTPASVSPKLSVEVKKEVDKEKAAADEKPKEKEKPCEEEEKYDISSKYHYLTENDLEESPKGGLDILKSLENTVTSAINKAQNGTPSWGGYPSIHAAYQLPNMMKLSLGSSGKSAPLKPMFGNSEIVSPTKNQTLVSPPSSQTSPMPKTNFHAMEELVKKVTEKVAKVEEKLKEPEGKLSPPKRATPSPCSSDVSEPIKMEASSDGGFKSQEGSPSPQRDGCKEGSPPAEPVENGKELVKAMSSGLSSSTAIITDHPPEQPFVNPLSALQSVMNIHLGKAAKPSLPALDPMSMLFKMSNSLAEKAAVATPPPLQSKKADHLDRYFYHVNNDQPIDLTKGKSDKGCSLGSVLLSPTSTSPATSSSTVTTAKTSAVVSFMSNSPLRENALSDISDMLKNLTESHTSKSSTPSSISEKSDIDGATLEEAEEATPAQKRKGRQSNWNPQHLLILQAQFAASLRQTSEGKYIMSDLSPQERMHISRFTGLSMTTISHWLANVKYQLRRTGGTKFLKNLDTGHPVFFCNDCASQIRTPSTYISHLESHLGFRLRDLSKLSTEQINNQIAQTKSPSEKLVTSSPEEDLGTSYQCKLCNRTFASKHAVKLHLSKTHGKSPEDHLLYVSELEKQ, encoded by the coding sequence CCTATGTTTCCGAGGAGCTAAAGGCCGCCGCCCTAGTGGAAGAGGACCTAGACCCCGAGGAGAGCACGGTAGATGGGGAGCCCTCGGCCAAGTACATGTGCCCCGAGAAGGAGCTCAGCAAGGCCTGCCCCAGTTACCAGAACTCCCCGGCGGCTGAGTTTTCCAGCCACGAGATGGACAGCGAGTCGCACATCAGCGAGACCAGCGACCGCATGGCCGACTTCGAGAGCGGCTCCATCAAGAACGAGGAGGAGACCAAGGAGGCGGCCGTCCCCCTGGAGGACACGACCGTGTCGGACAGCCTGGAGCAGATGAAGGCCGTGTACAATAACTTCCTGTCCAACTCGTACTGGTCCAACCTGCACCTCAACCTGCACCAGCCCTCGTCCGAGAAAAACAAcggtggcagcagcagcagcagcagcagtagcagcagcagctgcGGCAGCGGGAGCTTCGACTGGCACCAGAGTGCCATGGCCAAGACGCTGCAGCAGGTGTCCCAGAGCCGCGTGCTGCCCGAGCCCAGCCTCTTCAGCACCGTGCAGCTCTACCGGCAGAGCAGCAAGCTCTACGGCTCCATCTTCACGGGCGCCAGCAAGTTCCGCTGCAAAGACTGCAGCGCCGCCTACGACACGCTGGTGGAGCTCACGGTGCACATGAACGAGACCGGGCACTACCGCGATGACAACCACGAGACGGACAACAACAACCCCAAGCGCTGGTCCAAGCCCCGCAAGCGCTCGCTGCTGGAGATGGAGGGCAAGGAGGACGCCCAGAAGGTGCTGAAGTGCATGTACTGCGGCCACTCGTTCGAGTCCCTGCAGGACCTGAGTGTCCAcatgatcaaaacaaaacactaccaAAAAGTGCCTCTGAAGGAACCCGTCACGCCCGTCGCAGCCAAAATCATCCCCGCCGCGCGGAAGAAAGCTTCGCTGGAGCTGGAGCTGCCCAGCTCCCCGGACTCCACGGGCGGGACCCCCAAGGCGGCGATGGCGGATACCAACGACGTGCTTCAGAAGAACTCCAACCCCTACATCACGCCAAATAACCGGTACGGCCACCAGAATGGGGCCAGCTACGCCTGGCACTTTGAAGCCCGCAAGTCCCAGATCCTGAAGTGCATGGAGTGCGGCAGCTCCCACGACACGCTGCAGGAGCTCACCGCCCACATGATGGTCACCGGCCACTTCATCAAGGTCACGAACTCGGCCATGAAGAAAGGCAAGCCCATCATGGAGACGCCCGTCACGCCCACCATCACCACCCTGCTGGACGAGAAGGTGCAATCCGTGCCCCTGGCCGCCACCACCTTCACGTCCCCCACCAACACCCCCGCGAGCGTCTCCCCGAAGCTGAGCGTGGAGGTCAAGAAGGAGGTCGACAAGGAGAAGGCGGCCGCCGACGAGAAgcccaaggagaaggagaagccctgCGAGGAAGAGGAGAAGTACGACATCTCCTCCAAGTACCACTACTTGACGGAGAACGACCTCGAGGAGAGCCCCAAGGGGGGACTGGATATCCTCAAGTCCCTGGAAAACACCGTGACGTCCGCCATCAACAAGGCCCAGAACGGCACCCCCAGCTGGGGGGGCTACCCCAGCATCCACGCCGCCTACCAGCTCCCCAACATGATGAAGCTGTCCCTGGGCTCCTCGGGGAAGAGCGCGCCCCTGAAACCCATGTTTGGCAACAGCGAGATCGTGTCTCCCACGAAAAACCAGACCCTGGTCTCCCCGCCCAGCAGCCAGACCTCACCCATGCCCAAGACCAACTTTCACGCCATGGAGGAGCTGGTGAAGAAAGTCACGGAGAAAGTTGCCAAAGTGGAGGAGAAGCTGAAGGAGCCGGAGGGTAAGCTGTCTCCGCCGAAGCGGGCCACCCCGTCCCCGTGCAGCAGCGACGTCAGTGAGCCTATCAAGATGGAGGCATCCAGCGACGGCGGCTTTAAGAGCCAGGAGGGCAGCCCCAGCCCTCAGCGGGACGGGTGCAAGGAGGGGAGCCCCCCGGCCGAGCCGGTGGAGAATGGCAAGGAGCTGGTGAAGGCCATGAGCAGCGGCCTGAGCAGCAGCACGGCCATCATCACTGACCACCCGCCCGAGCAGCCTTTCGTGAACCCCCTGAGTGCCCTCCAGTCGGTCATGAACATCCACCTGGGCAAGGCCGCCAAGCCCTCCCTGCCCGCCCTCGACCCCATGAGCATGCTTTTCAAGATGAGCAATAGCCTGGCCGAGAAGGCGGCCGTGGCCACCCCGCCGCCCCTCCAGTCCAAGAAGGCGGACCACCTCGACCGCTATTTCTACCACGTCAACAACGACCAGCCCATAGACTTGACGAAAGGGAAGAGTGACAAGGGCTGCTCTTTGGGTTCAGTGCTTTTGTCACCCACGTCCACGTCCCCGGCAACCTCCTCATCCACGGTGACAACGGCAAAGACATCTGCCGTCGTATCATTCATGTCAAACTCGCCGCTACGCGAGAATGCCTTGTCAGATATATCCGATATGCTGAAGAACTTGACAGAGAGCCACACGTCAAAGTCCTCCACTCCTTCCAGCATCTCCGAGAAGTCTGACATTGACGGGGCCACGCTGGAGGAGGCCGAGGAGGCGACGCCCGCCCAGAAGAGGAAGGGCCGCCAGTCAAACTGGAACCCGCAGCACCTGCTGATCCTCCAGGCCCAGTTCGCAGCCAGCCTCCGGCAGACGTCCGAGGGCAAGTACATCATGTCAGACCTGAGCCCGCAGGAGCGAATGCACATCTCGAGGTTCACCGGGCTGTCCATGACCACCATCAGCCACTGGCTGGCCAACGTGAAATACCAGCTGCGAAGGACAGGTGGGAcaaagttcctcaaaaacttggaCACTGGCCACCCCGTGTTCTTCTGTAACGACTGTGCGTCGCAGATCAGGACTCCTTCCACGTACATCAGTCACCTCGAGTCACACCTGGGCTTCCGGCTCCGGGACTTGTCTAAACTGTCCACCGAACAGATTAATAATCAGATAGCACAGACCAAGTCGCCCTCGGAAAAGTTGGTGACGTCCTCCCCCGAGGAGGACCTGGGGACCTCCTACCAGTGCAAACTTTGCAATCGGACCTTTGCGAGCAAGCACGCGGTTAAACTTCACCTTAGCAAAACGCACGGGAAGTCCCCAGAAGACCACCTTCTGTACGTTTCCGAGCTAGAGAAGCAGTAG
- the TSHZ3 gene encoding teashirt homolog 3 isoform X2, whose translation MCPEKELSKACPSYQNSPAAEFSSHEMDSESHISETSDRMADFESGSIKNEEETKEAAVPLEDTTVSDSLEQMKAVYNNFLSNSYWSNLHLNLHQPSSEKNNGGSSSSSSSSSSSCGSGSFDWHQSAMAKTLQQVSQSRVLPEPSLFSTVQLYRQSSKLYGSIFTGASKFRCKDCSAAYDTLVELTVHMNETGHYRDDNHETDNNNPKRWSKPRKRSLLEMEGKEDAQKVLKCMYCGHSFESLQDLSVHMIKTKHYQKVPLKEPVTPVAAKIIPAARKKASLELELPSSPDSTGGTPKAAMADTNDVLQKNSNPYITPNNRYGHQNGASYAWHFEARKSQILKCMECGSSHDTLQELTAHMMVTGHFIKVTNSAMKKGKPIMETPVTPTITTLLDEKVQSVPLAATTFTSPTNTPASVSPKLSVEVKKEVDKEKAAADEKPKEKEKPCEEEEKYDISSKYHYLTENDLEESPKGGLDILKSLENTVTSAINKAQNGTPSWGGYPSIHAAYQLPNMMKLSLGSSGKSAPLKPMFGNSEIVSPTKNQTLVSPPSSQTSPMPKTNFHAMEELVKKVTEKVAKVEEKLKEPEGKLSPPKRATPSPCSSDVSEPIKMEASSDGGFKSQEGSPSPQRDGCKEGSPPAEPVENGKELVKAMSSGLSSSTAIITDHPPEQPFVNPLSALQSVMNIHLGKAAKPSLPALDPMSMLFKMSNSLAEKAAVATPPPLQSKKADHLDRYFYHVNNDQPIDLTKGKSDKGCSLGSVLLSPTSTSPATSSSTVTTAKTSAVVSFMSNSPLRENALSDISDMLKNLTESHTSKSSTPSSISEKSDIDGATLEEAEEATPAQKRKGRQSNWNPQHLLILQAQFAASLRQTSEGKYIMSDLSPQERMHISRFTGLSMTTISHWLANVKYQLRRTGGTKFLKNLDTGHPVFFCNDCASQIRTPSTYISHLESHLGFRLRDLSKLSTEQINNQIAQTKSPSEKLVTSSPEEDLGTSYQCKLCNRTFASKHAVKLHLSKTHGKSPEDHLLYVSELEKQ comes from the coding sequence ATGTGCCCCGAGAAGGAGCTCAGCAAGGCCTGCCCCAGTTACCAGAACTCCCCGGCGGCTGAGTTTTCCAGCCACGAGATGGACAGCGAGTCGCACATCAGCGAGACCAGCGACCGCATGGCCGACTTCGAGAGCGGCTCCATCAAGAACGAGGAGGAGACCAAGGAGGCGGCCGTCCCCCTGGAGGACACGACCGTGTCGGACAGCCTGGAGCAGATGAAGGCCGTGTACAATAACTTCCTGTCCAACTCGTACTGGTCCAACCTGCACCTCAACCTGCACCAGCCCTCGTCCGAGAAAAACAAcggtggcagcagcagcagcagcagcagtagcagcagcagctgcGGCAGCGGGAGCTTCGACTGGCACCAGAGTGCCATGGCCAAGACGCTGCAGCAGGTGTCCCAGAGCCGCGTGCTGCCCGAGCCCAGCCTCTTCAGCACCGTGCAGCTCTACCGGCAGAGCAGCAAGCTCTACGGCTCCATCTTCACGGGCGCCAGCAAGTTCCGCTGCAAAGACTGCAGCGCCGCCTACGACACGCTGGTGGAGCTCACGGTGCACATGAACGAGACCGGGCACTACCGCGATGACAACCACGAGACGGACAACAACAACCCCAAGCGCTGGTCCAAGCCCCGCAAGCGCTCGCTGCTGGAGATGGAGGGCAAGGAGGACGCCCAGAAGGTGCTGAAGTGCATGTACTGCGGCCACTCGTTCGAGTCCCTGCAGGACCTGAGTGTCCAcatgatcaaaacaaaacactaccaAAAAGTGCCTCTGAAGGAACCCGTCACGCCCGTCGCAGCCAAAATCATCCCCGCCGCGCGGAAGAAAGCTTCGCTGGAGCTGGAGCTGCCCAGCTCCCCGGACTCCACGGGCGGGACCCCCAAGGCGGCGATGGCGGATACCAACGACGTGCTTCAGAAGAACTCCAACCCCTACATCACGCCAAATAACCGGTACGGCCACCAGAATGGGGCCAGCTACGCCTGGCACTTTGAAGCCCGCAAGTCCCAGATCCTGAAGTGCATGGAGTGCGGCAGCTCCCACGACACGCTGCAGGAGCTCACCGCCCACATGATGGTCACCGGCCACTTCATCAAGGTCACGAACTCGGCCATGAAGAAAGGCAAGCCCATCATGGAGACGCCCGTCACGCCCACCATCACCACCCTGCTGGACGAGAAGGTGCAATCCGTGCCCCTGGCCGCCACCACCTTCACGTCCCCCACCAACACCCCCGCGAGCGTCTCCCCGAAGCTGAGCGTGGAGGTCAAGAAGGAGGTCGACAAGGAGAAGGCGGCCGCCGACGAGAAgcccaaggagaaggagaagccctgCGAGGAAGAGGAGAAGTACGACATCTCCTCCAAGTACCACTACTTGACGGAGAACGACCTCGAGGAGAGCCCCAAGGGGGGACTGGATATCCTCAAGTCCCTGGAAAACACCGTGACGTCCGCCATCAACAAGGCCCAGAACGGCACCCCCAGCTGGGGGGGCTACCCCAGCATCCACGCCGCCTACCAGCTCCCCAACATGATGAAGCTGTCCCTGGGCTCCTCGGGGAAGAGCGCGCCCCTGAAACCCATGTTTGGCAACAGCGAGATCGTGTCTCCCACGAAAAACCAGACCCTGGTCTCCCCGCCCAGCAGCCAGACCTCACCCATGCCCAAGACCAACTTTCACGCCATGGAGGAGCTGGTGAAGAAAGTCACGGAGAAAGTTGCCAAAGTGGAGGAGAAGCTGAAGGAGCCGGAGGGTAAGCTGTCTCCGCCGAAGCGGGCCACCCCGTCCCCGTGCAGCAGCGACGTCAGTGAGCCTATCAAGATGGAGGCATCCAGCGACGGCGGCTTTAAGAGCCAGGAGGGCAGCCCCAGCCCTCAGCGGGACGGGTGCAAGGAGGGGAGCCCCCCGGCCGAGCCGGTGGAGAATGGCAAGGAGCTGGTGAAGGCCATGAGCAGCGGCCTGAGCAGCAGCACGGCCATCATCACTGACCACCCGCCCGAGCAGCCTTTCGTGAACCCCCTGAGTGCCCTCCAGTCGGTCATGAACATCCACCTGGGCAAGGCCGCCAAGCCCTCCCTGCCCGCCCTCGACCCCATGAGCATGCTTTTCAAGATGAGCAATAGCCTGGCCGAGAAGGCGGCCGTGGCCACCCCGCCGCCCCTCCAGTCCAAGAAGGCGGACCACCTCGACCGCTATTTCTACCACGTCAACAACGACCAGCCCATAGACTTGACGAAAGGGAAGAGTGACAAGGGCTGCTCTTTGGGTTCAGTGCTTTTGTCACCCACGTCCACGTCCCCGGCAACCTCCTCATCCACGGTGACAACGGCAAAGACATCTGCCGTCGTATCATTCATGTCAAACTCGCCGCTACGCGAGAATGCCTTGTCAGATATATCCGATATGCTGAAGAACTTGACAGAGAGCCACACGTCAAAGTCCTCCACTCCTTCCAGCATCTCCGAGAAGTCTGACATTGACGGGGCCACGCTGGAGGAGGCCGAGGAGGCGACGCCCGCCCAGAAGAGGAAGGGCCGCCAGTCAAACTGGAACCCGCAGCACCTGCTGATCCTCCAGGCCCAGTTCGCAGCCAGCCTCCGGCAGACGTCCGAGGGCAAGTACATCATGTCAGACCTGAGCCCGCAGGAGCGAATGCACATCTCGAGGTTCACCGGGCTGTCCATGACCACCATCAGCCACTGGCTGGCCAACGTGAAATACCAGCTGCGAAGGACAGGTGGGAcaaagttcctcaaaaacttggaCACTGGCCACCCCGTGTTCTTCTGTAACGACTGTGCGTCGCAGATCAGGACTCCTTCCACGTACATCAGTCACCTCGAGTCACACCTGGGCTTCCGGCTCCGGGACTTGTCTAAACTGTCCACCGAACAGATTAATAATCAGATAGCACAGACCAAGTCGCCCTCGGAAAAGTTGGTGACGTCCTCCCCCGAGGAGGACCTGGGGACCTCCTACCAGTGCAAACTTTGCAATCGGACCTTTGCGAGCAAGCACGCGGTTAAACTTCACCTTAGCAAAACGCACGGGAAGTCCCCAGAAGACCACCTTCTGTACGTTTCCGAGCTAGAGAAGCAGTAG